From a region of the Paenibacillus lutimineralis genome:
- a CDS encoding Gfo/Idh/MocA family protein, whose product MTIRIGKVSYWHVHAWDYTRQAQEHTDTEITAVWDDNEARGREAAEQLGVPYYAKLDEMLSNPEIDAVIVDAPTDTHEEVITAAANAGKHIFTEKVLAPTVREAEQILKEIERNEVKLTVSLPRLNDGYTLAIQDILKQGLLGQITYVRVRLSHNGAIAGWLPEHFYNLQQCAGGALIDLGCHPMYLTRLFLDQEITGVSANFGYITGKEVEDNAVVSLYTASGAIGVVEAGFVNSHSPFSIEVHGTEGTLMYGTPDETLRIRSNRAQLGEAWHERSTGSNRESAFEQWVQHIQNGTQADENISMALELTRLMEAANRSAKEGRVVQPAQLGE is encoded by the coding sequence ATGACAATTCGAATAGGCAAGGTTAGTTACTGGCATGTTCACGCTTGGGATTACACACGCCAAGCCCAGGAGCACACAGACACAGAGATCACAGCAGTTTGGGACGACAATGAGGCGCGCGGCCGGGAGGCGGCTGAACAACTAGGTGTTCCCTATTATGCGAAGCTTGATGAGATGCTATCCAACCCGGAAATCGATGCAGTTATTGTAGATGCTCCAACCGATACACATGAAGAGGTAATCACTGCTGCTGCAAATGCAGGTAAGCATATTTTCACTGAGAAGGTGCTGGCTCCGACAGTTCGGGAAGCGGAGCAAATTTTAAAAGAGATCGAGCGTAATGAAGTGAAACTGACGGTATCACTACCTCGCTTGAATGATGGTTATACGCTGGCTATTCAGGATATTTTAAAGCAGGGCTTGTTAGGTCAGATCACTTATGTGCGTGTTCGTCTATCTCATAACGGTGCTATTGCCGGCTGGTTGCCGGAGCATTTCTATAATTTACAGCAATGTGCTGGCGGGGCGTTAATCGATCTGGGCTGTCACCCGATGTATTTGACGCGTCTATTCCTGGACCAGGAGATTACTGGCGTAAGCGCGAACTTCGGCTATATTACAGGCAAAGAGGTTGAAGATAACGCCGTCGTTAGCCTGTACACAGCATCGGGAGCGATCGGTGTCGTTGAGGCGGGGTTTGTAAACAGCCATTCTCCATTCTCGATCGAGGTTCATGGGACGGAAGGAACACTGATGTATGGAACGCCGGATGAGACGCTACGGATCAGAAGTAACCGTGCTCAGCTTGGAGAAGCTTGGCATGAGCGGTCAACCGGAAGCAATCGCGAGAGCGCATTTGAGCAGTGGGTGCAGCATATTCAGAACGGTACCCAGGCTGATGAGAATATCAGCATGGCTTTGGAGTTGACCAGATTAATGGAGGCGGCGAATCGCTCGGCTAAGGAAGGCCGTGTAGTGCAGCCCGCGCAGCTAGGCGAGTAG
- a CDS encoding acryloyl-CoA reductase, translated as MEQAYRAFRVNQDEQGFRTGIETIQIADLPDGDVTIRVHYSSVNYKDGLASIPDGKIVRSYPITPGIDLAGEVLESSDSRYQPGDLVLCTGYGLGVSQDGGLADIARVPGDWLVKVPEGLTPMETMAIGTAGFTAALSVERLIANGLSPDFGPVVVLGSSGGVGSMAVSILGKLGYHVIAVTGKVQASEKLRALGAAEIISREEAMAGGKGPLSKEQWAAVVDPVGGAVTGEVLKKIKYGGLVAISGLTGGNKIDTTVFPFILRGVNLLGIDSVLCPMPLRSKLWQQLAGEWRPEMALAEGVTELPLERVSEALTTVLAGQAVGRQVINLMK; from the coding sequence ATGGAGCAAGCATATAGAGCTTTTCGGGTTAATCAGGACGAACAGGGATTTCGGACGGGGATAGAGACGATCCAGATCGCGGACCTTCCTGACGGGGACGTAACGATCCGGGTTCACTATTCGAGTGTCAATTATAAGGATGGACTTGCCAGCATTCCGGATGGAAAAATAGTACGAAGCTACCCGATCACTCCGGGAATCGATCTGGCTGGTGAAGTGTTGGAGTCGAGCGACAGTCGTTATCAGCCAGGGGATCTCGTGCTATGCACCGGTTACGGACTTGGCGTAAGCCAGGACGGAGGACTGGCGGATATCGCCCGTGTACCTGGGGATTGGCTGGTGAAGGTACCTGAAGGGCTGACGCCTATGGAGACGATGGCCATTGGGACGGCTGGCTTTACAGCGGCCTTATCAGTAGAGCGACTGATTGCGAACGGACTCTCGCCTGACTTCGGTCCGGTTGTAGTTCTTGGTTCTTCTGGTGGCGTTGGAAGCATGGCGGTATCCATTTTAGGCAAGCTTGGTTACCATGTTATCGCCGTCACAGGAAAGGTGCAGGCCAGTGAGAAATTGCGTGCGCTTGGTGCCGCTGAGATCATTAGCCGCGAGGAAGCCATGGCTGGCGGGAAAGGGCCGCTGTCCAAGGAGCAATGGGCTGCTGTCGTTGATCCTGTGGGGGGGGCGGTGACAGGTGAAGTACTGAAGAAGATCAAATACGGCGGATTGGTTGCTATCTCCGGCTTAACTGGAGGCAATAAAATTGACACTACGGTATTTCCGTTCATCCTGCGCGGAGTGAATCTGCTTGGCATCGATTCGGTGTTATGTCCGATGCCGCTGCGCTCAAAATTGTGGCAGCAGCTAGCTGGTGAGTGGAGGCCGGAGATGGCTCTCGCTGAAGGGGTCACTGAGCTTCCGCTCGAACGGGTATCAGAGGCATTGACGACCGTCCTCGCTGGCCAAGCCGTGGGAAGACAGGTTATTAATCTCATGAAGTAA
- a CDS encoding thiamine pyrophosphate-dependent enzyme — protein MAINMEKEQRLAKVEERIVYESGNEMAAYAAHQINYHIMGYFPISPSTEVAQFLDLMKANGQHDIKLIPSDGEHSSAGICYGASTAGGRVFNATSANGYMYMLEQMNVQSGTRFPMVMNLVCRSISGPLDIHGDHSDLYFALNTGWPILMCRDPQAVYDMNILALKLAEDPEVRLPVLVASDGYFTSHQKRRVRTFAHNEDVLKFVGERPPAGFPDTLDRNHPITVGPYMNEPDYINNKYQQSEAMYNAEKVFERIASEYGELTGREYQMLDMYRMEDAEVAVFLMNSASEIIKDVVDELRAQGIKAGSIAPNMIRPFPQKQIAEALKNVKAITVGDRADSFGAHGGNMVNEIKAALFTYGNHSTKVISRIYGLGGKEFYAEDGHNLFELAIEAAEKNKVVVPFDYYGHTPGDKTKVPQPVLKPMKFEDLKTGLIQVKMNEETGKLGVRIPPLRALTKKPKRIAPGHGACPGCGIFSGLELFFKGIEGDIVALFHTGCAMVVTTGYPYSSHKATYIHNLFQNGAATLSGVVEMFWERKRRGELDELGLQDDFTFVMVTGDGGMDIGMGPAIGAALRGHRMIIVEYDNEGYMNTGAQLSYSTPLGHRTSTSNIGSVQKGKVFHHKDTAQIMAATNIPYVFTGSEAYPQDLVKKAAKAQWYAQNEGLVYGKILIACPLNWISPDDEGTNIVDAAVNSCFFPLYEVEHGQTTITYNPEEKNKRVPLTDWLKTMGKTRHLLKPENAEALTGFEQEVDRRWQILKAKHENPLL, from the coding sequence ATGGCAATCAATATGGAGAAGGAACAAAGATTAGCCAAGGTGGAAGAACGGATCGTATATGAATCCGGTAATGAGATGGCAGCGTATGCCGCCCATCAGATTAATTATCATATCATGGGGTATTTTCCAATCTCTCCATCGACGGAAGTAGCTCAATTTCTAGATTTGATGAAGGCGAACGGTCAGCATGATATCAAGCTGATTCCATCTGACGGTGAGCATAGCTCGGCCGGGATTTGCTATGGTGCTTCCACAGCAGGCGGTCGTGTCTTTAATGCCACGAGTGCGAACGGTTATATGTATATGCTGGAGCAGATGAACGTGCAATCCGGCACCCGCTTCCCGATGGTCATGAACTTGGTCTGCCGTTCTATATCCGGCCCGCTCGATATTCATGGCGACCATTCGGATTTGTATTTTGCCTTGAATACAGGCTGGCCGATTCTGATGTGCCGCGATCCGCAGGCTGTCTATGATATGAATATTCTGGCGCTTAAGCTTGCTGAGGATCCAGAGGTCAGATTACCTGTTCTGGTCGCTTCGGACGGTTATTTTACATCTCACCAGAAGCGTCGTGTTCGCACATTCGCGCATAATGAGGATGTTCTGAAGTTTGTGGGCGAGCGTCCACCGGCAGGCTTCCCAGATACCCTGGATCGCAACCATCCGATTACGGTTGGACCATATATGAATGAACCGGACTATATCAATAATAAATATCAGCAATCCGAAGCGATGTATAACGCTGAGAAAGTATTTGAGCGAATTGCTAGCGAATACGGGGAGCTTACGGGCCGCGAATATCAAATGCTTGATATGTACCGGATGGAGGATGCTGAGGTTGCAGTATTCCTCATGAACTCGGCTTCTGAGATCATTAAGGACGTCGTTGATGAACTGCGCGCGCAAGGCATTAAGGCCGGCTCAATTGCACCCAATATGATCCGTCCATTCCCACAGAAGCAAATTGCTGAAGCCCTCAAAAATGTCAAAGCGATCACAGTGGGCGACCGCGCTGATTCCTTTGGTGCCCATGGTGGTAATATGGTGAATGAGATCAAGGCGGCTCTGTTTACTTACGGCAATCACTCAACGAAAGTGATCAGTCGTATTTACGGCCTTGGCGGTAAAGAGTTCTATGCTGAAGACGGACATAACTTGTTCGAACTGGCAATTGAAGCAGCTGAGAAGAATAAAGTGGTAGTACCATTTGATTACTACGGACATACCCCTGGGGATAAGACCAAAGTACCTCAGCCTGTACTGAAGCCGATGAAGTTCGAGGACCTCAAGACCGGTCTAATTCAGGTGAAAATGAATGAAGAGACCGGCAAGCTCGGCGTACGGATTCCTCCGCTGCGGGCCTTGACGAAGAAGCCGAAGCGGATTGCCCCTGGGCATGGCGCTTGTCCAGGCTGCGGTATTTTCTCTGGTCTGGAGTTGTTCTTCAAGGGGATTGAGGGCGATATCGTAGCGTTGTTCCATACAGGTTGCGCGATGGTCGTTACGACGGGTTACCCGTATTCATCACATAAGGCAACCTACATCCACAATCTGTTCCAGAACGGAGCCGCAACGCTGTCTGGCGTAGTTGAGATGTTCTGGGAGCGCAAGCGTAGAGGAGAACTAGATGAATTAGGGCTACAGGATGACTTCACCTTCGTTATGGTTACTGGCGACGGCGGGATGGACATCGGTATGGGACCGGCGATTGGCGCAGCATTGCGCGGACATCGCATGATCATTGTCGAATATGATAATGAGGGTTATATGAACACAGGTGCCCAGCTCTCCTACTCCACACCGCTCGGACATCGTACTTCGACTTCGAATATCGGTTCGGTGCAGAAGGGTAAAGTATTCCATCATAAAGATACGGCGCAAATTATGGCGGCGACGAATATCCCTTATGTATTTACCGGTAGCGAAGCGTATCCGCAGGATCTGGTGAAGAAGGCTGCCAAAGCACAGTGGTATGCACAAAATGAAGGACTCGTCTATGGCAAGATTCTGATCGCGTGTCCATTGAACTGGATATCTCCAGATGATGAAGGCACGAACATCGTGGATGCAGCGGTAAATTCCTGCTTCTTCCCGTTGTATGAGGTCGAGCATGGACAGACAACGATTACTTATAATCCAGAGGAAAAGAACAAACGGGTTCCGCTTACAGATTGGCTGAAGACGATGGGCAAGACACGTCATCTGCTTAAACCTGAAAATGCCGAAGCGTTAACTGGATTCGAACAGGAAGTGGATCGTCGCTGGCAGATTCTGAAGGCGAAGCACGAGAATCCTCTCCTGTAA
- a CDS encoding 2-oxoacid:acceptor oxidoreductase family protein, which translates to MAQLPKKNKLGFFEIRLESIGGLGANLAGKMLAEAGVEGAGFNGVSFSSYGSEKKGSAVKAHIRFCDLDTPIRDTSPVERPHIVGIFQEALAKTVNVISGIYEDSTVLVNSTKTPKDLKEKMKLIGGTIAVVDATGIALEEKNRVNMAMLGAMFRLCPFLDPQTMKDVIRKSLEKKYPQTVAPALATFERGYQEVTFETFDLPEGASMPEFVRMDTPVLGYETQPIGGIISNPGNSILKDLSISRSGMMPHFEAASCIHCAQCDNVCPDNCFVWEELPDKKGRPQMFLKGIDYQYCKGCLKCIHACPTDALSKAREEEGYAEEHRVPHLFDLAIQ; encoded by the coding sequence GTGGCACAGTTACCAAAAAAGAATAAGCTTGGATTTTTTGAGATTCGTCTGGAATCCATTGGGGGATTAGGCGCTAATCTAGCTGGCAAAATGCTGGCGGAGGCTGGCGTGGAAGGAGCGGGCTTCAACGGAGTCAGCTTCTCGTCCTATGGTTCGGAGAAGAAGGGCTCGGCGGTTAAGGCGCATATCCGCTTCTGTGATCTGGATACTCCGATCCGGGATACCTCACCGGTAGAGCGTCCGCATATTGTTGGAATATTCCAGGAGGCGCTTGCCAAGACCGTAAATGTAATTAGCGGTATATATGAAGATAGCACGGTTCTTGTTAATTCAACGAAAACTCCAAAAGATCTAAAAGAGAAAATGAAATTAATCGGCGGAACGATCGCCGTGGTCGATGCTACGGGCATCGCGCTCGAAGAGAAGAATCGCGTAAATATGGCTATGTTGGGGGCTATGTTCAGACTCTGTCCGTTCCTTGATCCGCAGACGATGAAGGATGTTATCCGCAAGTCGCTGGAGAAGAAGTACCCGCAGACGGTTGCTCCGGCTTTGGCTACCTTTGAACGCGGCTATCAGGAAGTAACGTTCGAGACATTCGATCTTCCAGAAGGAGCAAGCATGCCGGAATTTGTACGGATGGACACGCCGGTGCTTGGATACGAGACACAACCTATCGGCGGTATTATCTCAAATCCGGGCAATAGCATTTTGAAAGACTTGAGTATTTCTCGTTCGGGAATGATGCCGCATTTCGAGGCTGCTTCTTGTATTCATTGTGCCCAGTGCGACAATGTATGTCCTGATAATTGCTTCGTCTGGGAAGAGCTTCCGGATAAGAAGGGCAGACCACAGATGTTCCTGAAGGGCATCGATTATCAATATTGCAAAGGCTGCCTGAAATGTATTCATGCTTGTCCAACAGACGCGCTCTCCAAAGCTCGTGAAGAAGAAGGCTATGCAGAGGAGCATCGCGTTCCGCATTTATTCGACCTGGCCATTCAATAA
- a CDS encoding nicotinate phosphoribosyltransferase, with protein sequence MYCTDMALHTDKYQINMIYAHWLNGTHLKQTVFEAYFRKLPFGNGYAVFAGLERIVNYISSLKFTEEDLSYLATQEENYQPEFLELLRNFRFSGNIYSFKEGALCFPNEPLIRVEGTIMETQLVETALLNFMNFQTLIATKASRIKRVAENDILMEFGTRRAQEADAAIWGARATYISGFDATSNLLAGKVFGIPTKGTHAHSWVQIFDSEEEAFDIYARALPDQVSLLVDTFDTLESGVPNAIKTARKLEEAGKRLGSIRIDSGDLAYLSIKARKMLDDAGLPYVKIVASNDLDENTIFNLKAQGARIDSWGVGTQLITAADQPALGGVYKLVEREYNGVMEPTIKISGNPEKVTSPGKKDILRIVSKESCKCIADYVCFPHEQQARTGGNLRLFDPVHPYIKKSVKNYEAIPMLQPIFEQGELVYDLPTLEEIKAYHKEQVDMFWPEYLRKLNPEIYRVRLSQEAWELRQRMIEERLSVHEIIEE encoded by the coding sequence ATGTACTGTACAGATATGGCGTTACATACGGATAAGTATCAAATCAATATGATCTATGCACACTGGCTGAATGGTACCCATCTGAAGCAAACCGTATTCGAAGCTTACTTCCGCAAGTTGCCGTTCGGTAATGGATATGCGGTGTTTGCAGGGTTGGAGCGGATTGTGAACTATATATCCAGTTTGAAATTTACGGAAGAGGACCTCAGCTATTTGGCAACGCAGGAGGAGAATTATCAGCCTGAGTTCCTGGAACTGCTGCGCAACTTCCGCTTTAGCGGCAATATCTATTCCTTTAAAGAGGGGGCTCTATGCTTCCCGAATGAGCCGCTGATTCGCGTGGAAGGCACAATTATGGAGACACAGCTTGTGGAGACGGCGTTGCTTAATTTCATGAACTTCCAGACGCTGATTGCAACGAAGGCATCCCGTATTAAGCGAGTGGCTGAGAATGATATCTTGATGGAGTTCGGAACGCGCCGTGCTCAGGAAGCTGATGCGGCGATCTGGGGAGCCAGAGCCACGTATATCTCGGGATTTGATGCAACATCGAACCTGCTGGCTGGCAAAGTATTCGGTATCCCGACCAAAGGGACGCACGCGCATTCCTGGGTACAGATTTTCGATTCCGAGGAAGAGGCATTTGATATATATGCTAGAGCGCTGCCGGATCAAGTATCGCTATTAGTTGATACGTTCGATACGCTAGAGAGCGGTGTGCCGAATGCAATCAAGACGGCACGTAAGCTTGAGGAGGCTGGCAAACGTCTTGGCAGCATCCGTATTGACAGCGGCGACCTTGCCTATCTGTCTATTAAGGCCCGCAAGATGCTGGATGATGCTGGACTCCCTTATGTGAAGATCGTAGCCTCCAACGACTTGGACGAGAATACGATCTTTAACTTGAAGGCACAGGGTGCCAGAATCGATTCTTGGGGAGTCGGAACACAGCTCATAACGGCAGCAGACCAGCCGGCGCTCGGCGGAGTGTATAAGCTGGTGGAGCGCGAGTATAACGGCGTAATGGAGCCAACAATCAAGATCTCTGGCAATCCGGAGAAGGTTACTTCTCCAGGGAAGAAGGATATACTGCGGATTGTCAGCAAGGAGAGCTGCAAATGCATCGCCGACTACGTCTGCTTCCCGCATGAACAGCAGGCCCGGACGGGCGGTAATTTACGACTGTTCGATCCCGTGCATCCATATATTAAGAAGTCTGTGAAGAACTATGAGGCGATCCCAATGCTTCAACCGATTTTTGAGCAGGGGGAATTAGTCTATGACTTGCCTACACTGGAAGAGATTAAAGCCTACCATAAAGAGCAGGTCGACATGTTCTGGCCGGAATACTTACGCAAGTTAAATCCGGAAATCTACCGTGTTAGATTAAGTCAGGAGGCTTGGGAGCTTCGGCAGAGAATGATTGAGGAACGGCTTAGTGTACATGAGATAATAGAGGAATAA
- a CDS encoding NUDIX domain-containing protein, producing MSKEQEQERAKGVMEVKKYRTPDGIPADIVMFTLTRQERKASTKSLPRFDLKVMLIRRRSWPFAGAWALPGGFCQEDESLYETARRELKEETGVDGHHLEYLGVYSKPGRDPRGWIISHAFFALVEEWVIEKRQAADDAQEVGLFPVREALDELQLAFDHREILQDAYLRIQQQMLHTTIAKQFLPPHFTLGELYQVIQTVVPDFAELNFIRKITSTRSRQGILEEVRDEDGKPMLSNQYSQRPAQLYRFTDFTPQLSIYT from the coding sequence ATGAGTAAAGAACAAGAGCAAGAGAGGGCCAAGGGCGTGATGGAGGTTAAGAAATATCGCACACCGGATGGAATTCCGGCGGATATCGTGATGTTTACTTTGACCCGTCAGGAGAGAAAGGCCTCGACCAAATCTTTGCCAAGGTTTGATCTGAAGGTCATGCTGATTCGCAGAAGAAGCTGGCCGTTTGCGGGGGCATGGGCTTTGCCAGGGGGATTTTGCCAGGAAGATGAATCGTTGTACGAGACGGCAAGAAGAGAACTGAAGGAAGAGACCGGAGTTGACGGACATCACTTGGAATATCTCGGCGTATACAGCAAGCCAGGCCGCGACCCGCGTGGGTGGATTATTTCGCACGCTTTCTTCGCATTGGTTGAGGAATGGGTGATCGAGAAGCGGCAAGCTGCGGATGATGCCCAGGAAGTGGGTCTGTTCCCGGTGCGCGAGGCGCTTGATGAGCTGCAGCTGGCTTTTGACCATCGTGAAATATTGCAGGATGCCTATTTAAGAATACAGCAGCAAATGCTGCATACGACAATTGCCAAGCAGTTTCTGCCACCACATTTTACGCTGGGTGAGCTATATCAGGTGATTCAGACGGTTGTACCAGATTTTGCAGAGCTTAATTTTATTCGTAAAATCACCTCCACGCGGAGCAGGCAGGGCATTCTGGAAGAGGTTCGTGATGAGGACGGCAAGCCGATGTTGTCCAACCAGTATTCCCAGCGTCCGGCCCAGCTCTACCGGTTTACTGATTTTACACCTCAGTTATCGATTTATACCTAA
- a CDS encoding PaaI family thioesterase: MDWSEIMLKEQMSFSGNLGMKFNQIDKECVELELEIQEKHLNYVGIVHGGVLSSLMDQAMGTLVGAIKGRLGVTTHLNVNFLHAAKAGAIRTYAYPVHETFRTMTCRAEVRDSNDELCCVATGTFRLPRE; encoded by the coding sequence ATGGATTGGTCAGAAATTATGCTGAAGGAGCAAATGAGCTTCTCAGGCAATTTGGGCATGAAATTCAATCAGATTGATAAGGAATGTGTGGAGCTGGAGCTTGAGATTCAAGAGAAGCATTTGAATTATGTTGGTATCGTGCATGGAGGAGTTCTGTCGTCGCTGATGGATCAAGCGATGGGAACCCTGGTAGGCGCAATTAAGGGACGCCTTGGGGTAACGACGCATCTGAATGTTAATTTTCTGCATGCAGCTAAAGCGGGAGCCATCAGAACCTATGCTTATCCTGTGCACGAGACTTTTCGTACCATGACCTGCCGTGCAGAAGTTCGTGACAGTAATGATGAACTATGCTGCGTAGCTACTGGAACATTCCGTTTGCCTCGCGAATGA
- a CDS encoding RicAFT regulatory complex protein RicA family protein, whose amino-acid sequence MVIREDIMAKAKELAALIGTSEEVQQFKKAEHQIQKHDKVQSLISAIKKKQKEIVAFESFQNKAMVDKIEAEISALQDELDNIPLVTDFQQSQSDINYLLQLVISVISDTVSQKVNVETGSGEPATTSGYGD is encoded by the coding sequence ATGGTTATTCGCGAAGATATTATGGCAAAAGCGAAAGAATTGGCCGCTTTGATCGGCACTAGCGAGGAAGTTCAGCAATTTAAGAAAGCCGAGCATCAAATTCAGAAGCATGATAAGGTGCAAAGTTTAATTAGCGCCATTAAGAAGAAGCAGAAGGAAATTGTTGCATTTGAGAGCTTTCAGAACAAAGCAATGGTGGATAAGATCGAAGCTGAAATTTCAGCATTGCAGGATGAATTAGACAATATTCCACTCGTTACTGATTTTCAGCAAAGCCAAAGTGATATCAACTATTTGCTGCAGCTTGTCATTTCGGTAATAAGCGACACTGTGTCACAGAAGGTAAATGTAGAGACGGGAAGCGGAGAGCCGGCAACGACTTCCGGCTATGGAGATTAA
- the miaB gene encoding tRNA (N6-isopentenyl adenosine(37)-C2)-methylthiotransferase MiaB translates to MAKETKDYSKYFDFSDAKVISEDERGKKIRIRGREIQILSEPNSRIEKQRGKEEIKVLYDNMVPEELRHIGLGKHYIVYTFGCQMNEHDSETIKGLLEQMGYQPTEDRKEADIILYNTCAIRENAEDKVFGELGHMKVLKMEKPDLLLGVCGCMSQEEGVVNRILQKHGFVDMIFGTHNIHRLPYLIQEALFSKEMVVEVWSKEGDIIENLPKKREGMRAWVNIMYGCDKFCTYCIVPFTRGKERSRRPEDVIAEVRELARQGFKEITLLGQNVNAYGKDFTDIDYRFGDLMDDIHKIDIPRIRFTTSHPRDFDDHLIEVLAKGGNLVEHIHLPVQSGSSAVLKKMSRKYTRESYLELAAKIRAAIPNVVLTTDIIVGFPGETDEQFEETLSLVREVGFDSAFTFIYSPREGTPAAVMEDNVPMEVKKQRLQRLNAAINEYSRKFNDALRGEIVEVLVEGESKRNSNILSGRTRTNKLVHFEGSTDLIGKFVMVEITEPMTWYIKGNILPESVTSVS, encoded by the coding sequence GTGGCTAAAGAAACCAAGGATTACTCCAAGTATTTTGATTTTTCGGACGCTAAAGTCATCTCGGAGGACGAACGTGGGAAGAAGATCAGAATCCGCGGACGAGAGATCCAAATCTTGTCGGAACCGAACAGCCGTATTGAGAAACAGCGTGGTAAGGAAGAGATCAAAGTGCTATATGACAATATGGTACCGGAGGAGCTTCGGCATATTGGACTCGGCAAGCACTATATTGTGTATACGTTTGGTTGCCAAATGAACGAGCATGACAGTGAGACGATCAAGGGTCTTCTCGAGCAGATGGGTTATCAGCCAACGGAGGATCGTAAGGAAGCGGACATTATTCTGTACAATACCTGTGCGATCCGTGAGAACGCTGAAGACAAAGTATTCGGTGAACTTGGGCATATGAAAGTGCTGAAGATGGAGAAACCGGATTTACTGCTCGGCGTATGTGGCTGTATGTCGCAGGAAGAGGGCGTTGTGAACCGGATCCTGCAGAAGCACGGTTTTGTAGATATGATCTTCGGTACGCATAATATTCACCGTCTGCCTTATTTGATTCAGGAAGCGCTGTTCAGTAAAGAGATGGTGGTCGAGGTCTGGTCCAAGGAAGGCGACATCATCGAGAACCTGCCAAAGAAACGTGAAGGCATGCGCGCTTGGGTGAACATTATGTACGGCTGTGACAAGTTCTGTACATATTGCATTGTTCCATTCACACGTGGGAAGGAGCGGAGTCGCAGGCCAGAGGATGTCATTGCCGAAGTAAGAGAACTGGCACGGCAGGGATTCAAGGAGATTACGCTGCTGGGTCAGAACGTGAATGCTTACGGCAAGGATTTTACCGATATCGATTATAGATTCGGGGATTTAATGGATGACATCCATAAGATCGACATTCCGCGCATTCGCTTCACGACTTCGCATCCGCGCGATTTCGATGATCATCTGATTGAAGTATTGGCGAAGGGCGGCAATCTCGTAGAGCATATTCATCTTCCAGTGCAGTCGGGCAGCAGTGCTGTGCTGAAGAAGATGAGCCGTAAATATACGCGCGAGAGCTATTTGGAACTTGCTGCGAAGATTAGGGCCGCAATACCCAATGTAGTGCTGACAACGGACATCATCGTTGGCTTCCCAGGAGAGACGGATGAGCAGTTCGAAGAGACGCTGTCTTTAGTTCGTGAAGTCGGCTTTGACTCGGCATTTACATTTATATATTCGCCGCGGGAAGGTACACCGGCTGCGGTCATGGAAGATAATGTACCGATGGAAGTGAAGAAGCAGCGACTGCAGCGGTTGAATGCTGCGATCAATGAATACAGTCGCAAGTTTAATGATGCGCTTCGTGGTGAAATTGTTGAAGTGTTGGTCGAAGGGGAAAGCAAGCGAAATTCGAATATTCTCTCCGGCCGCACAAGAACGAACAAGCTCGTTCATTTTGAAGGAAGCACCGATTTGATCGGCAAATTCGTCATGGTAGAAATCACAGAGCCGATGACCTGGTACATTAAGGGGAATATCTTACCGGAGAGCGTTACTTCCGTGTCTTAA
- a CDS encoding DUF1657 domain-containing protein: MTVASQVKTTVASLKSAQASFETFALSTQNQEAKQLFTNAAQQTQQIVDQVNSRVQQLEQEEPQYKGF; this comes from the coding sequence TTGACTGTAGCGTCCCAAGTGAAGACAACCGTTGCATCCCTAAAAAGTGCTCAGGCTAGCTTTGAGACATTTGCTCTCAGTACGCAAAACCAGGAAGCCAAGCAACTGTTCACTAATGCTGCTCAGCAAACGCAGCAAATCGTGGATCAAGTGAATTCTCGCGTACAACAGCTGGAACAGGAAGAACCACAGTACAAAGGCTTCTAA